GCGTTACAACATTAGAACTTGCAAAGGTTATAGATAAAGCATTGGATTTAGATATACAAGGTATTTATAATATAGCTAATGAAACTAAGATTTCTAAATACAATTTACTAAATTTAATGAAAAGTGAATTTAATAAAGACAATATTGAAATAGAAAAATTTGAAGAAATTCATTGTGATAAAAGCTTAATTTCAGTAAAAAAAGATTTTAACTATAAAGTAAATCCATATGATGTTATGTTAAAAGATATGCATATTTGGATGGAAGAAAACAAACATTTATACAAGTTGTATTTTTAAAGTATTTATCCCCAATGAGTTTTATATTCTATTAAACTCATTGGGGATAAATTGTAATAAATTTAAAAACCTTGTACTATATACATGCTTTTTTATGTAATCCTAAATAAATTATAGAAACTATAATGGAAACAAAAAGGAGTCCAAGAAATAAAAAAGATTTGTTTATTTCATATACATAAGCTGATATAATAGGTCCAAACGCATATCCACATGACTCTGCTGCTCCTACAAATCCAAATACAATCCCTTTAATTCTAGGCTTATCTCCGAATTCAGATAATGAGCTTTGTAATGATGCATTCAAAAAAGTTGCACCTAAAAAATACACTATAATAATTGCAGTAAAAATTGGTATACTTCTTGTTAGCGCCAGTCCTAATAAACTTATATTCATAACAACAAATGATAAAAACAATTGCCTTTTATTCCCTATTTTATCACTTATCCAGCCTGCAATAGGTGCCCCTACTCCAAATACGATTAAGTATATAGATATTATTGCAGATGTATACGATGTTGTTGCTCCTAATACATCTCTTCCATAAAAATGAAAAAGCGCAACAACACAACCATATATAAAATCTCCTAAAAATGCAATGGTACCTAAAACCAATATCTTATATCCAAGTTTAAATTTCCTTATTTCTGAAAATACATTACTTGATTTGCATCCTCTATTTGTTTTTGTGTTAAAACTATAATTTTTTCTTTTTATTCTTAGTTTTACATATATTAAAGATATTAATATTATTATGGATGATATATAAAATGATAAATTATAGTTACCTGTCTTTGAAACTATAAAACCTCCTATAGCTGCTCCAATTCCTCCTCCAAAAGTAAATACTGCTGAAGCCATTCCTGTACTTTCTCCTCTTTTTTTTAAATCTAGAGATCTTGATAAAATTGAAAATGTAGCTGGTGCAGCCATACCTAATATAGCTCCCTGAATTATATATATCCATCCAGATATCAATTGAGATTTATTTAATGTATATGAAAAAGGTATAAATACCATTAGTAAAATAGCTATCATTAGAACTAATTTATCACCTATAAAATCAGATATAACTCCAAAAGGCATTTGAACTATAGCTTTGCTAACTCCGTATAAAGAAAGTATTGTTCCTACCATTACAGTGGTTAATCCTAGTGAGCTTAAGTACAATGGTATTATAGGAATCATAACACTATAACCTATCCCAAAAACGAACCTATAAGTACAAAATGTCCTTAGTTCTTTTTTGGTAAATAGAACACTACTCTTTAGCATTTAAATCATTCTCCTAGAATTTAATTTTAATTATACTTTATTATATTCCTACATATAAAATCTATTCACATAGGGCTTTCTTTAGAGAATTTATTCAATAACTATATATATCTCTTCAGTAACTTTACAATATATAACTTCATATAATAATATTAATTATTTATTTTTTAAACTTTATTAACAAAGGTATGGTGTAAAATGTTTAATGATATTTCAATTATAATTCCATATAAAGAAAGTACATCTGAAAGATCTAAAATTTTTGAATTTGTAATTAATAGATATAAGTCTTTAATGCCTGATGCTGAAATATGTATTGGTTGTAATGAAGGTGTATTTAATCAAGCTAAATCTTTAAATGAAGCAATAAAAAAATCTACTAGAAAATATATCCTTTTCATGGATAGTGATGTATTAATAAATCCTGATACTGTTGCTAAATGTCTTGAGATGATAGAAATTTATGATGTGGTGTTTACACATGATTTATTAATAAGACTTACGCCTGAGTTTTCTAAACATATAATGGATAATAATGTTTTAATTCTCAATCAACGCTTAGAGAATTTCGCGGGTCAATATTTCCACTATCCTTTGAACTCTATTTGTATGATAAGAAAAGAACTATTAAATAAAACAGGTTGCTTTGATGATAGATTTGAAGGTTGGGGACATACAGATACAGCTTTTAGAGCAGTTTTATTAGCTGCTACTCCTAATGTAACCACTTTAAAGTTCCATACAATATATCACCTACATCATAGCTATAATCCTGATTTTAAAAACGACACACATTTCAATAATAACTCAAAAATTTATGAAGAAAATTACACTCCTTCTAAAATTTCTGAGACTATGAAATATTTAGCAGAGAAATACAAAAATTCATAAAAACTTATTATAAAAAGCTCTATTAAATTTAATAGAGCTTTTTATAATTACTTTATTATTTATCTAAATAAATAGGTGGATATTTTACGTTTTTAAGTTCATCATGCTTTACTAATTCATGACCGTCCTTTAAGTCATGTATCTGAAATAGTACTTTGTTTATATATAAAGCATAGTAATCGTCACTATAAAAATATTGATATTTATAATTAGGATCATTTTTATAAGATACCTTATAAAGAATTCCATCATAACTTGCTATTTTTGCTTTTTCTTTCGTAATTTTACTTATATCATCTTTTGAAACCCCCTGCGCTTCCATATATTTATTAATATATTTTTCTGCTTCATCCCAAGGCTTAAAGTTATTATTATATATATAAAAACCCGTAAATCCTATAATTGATAATAAAAAAATAGCCATATATTTTTTCATATAGACCTCCTTGTTTTAATAAAAGTTCCTTTATTTAAATTCAATATAATGAACTTTAAATGTGTTATAAGTTTTCTAATATACTACGACTTTGAGATATCGAAGTCATAGTTACATCTTAATTGTAAAGTTTTAATGTATTTACCAGATTTATTAACTTTAACAACTTGAACCGGTATAACATCTTTATAGGGAAGTTCTACAAGACGATCTTCTTCATTAAATGTTTTTTCAACTTTATTAAAGAATTCTTTCTCTGTTAATCTAGTATTAGTTAACGACTTAAATATGTTATATGTAGCTTTAATATATTTATCATTTTCATCTAATTTCATATTTTCTGGATATTCTTTAACCCAAAAAATATCTATTATAGACTTTCCTTTTTTATAGTCTTCATACATAGAATAATATAGACTTTGAATAGATTTTGTAGGAGGACTTTCAAAACCGCCTAGAGATAATACGAAACTCCCGTCTGGATTTGAATCAGCAATACTAAGTCCACTATCTATTATAGATTTTGATATCTTTTTAGATAAATCTTGTTTAACTTCATACAATCCATCTCGGGTATTAGTTTTTTCTGAGTAATTTTCAAAAAACTCAATAGTTTCGTTTTCTTTATTTTTTTGAGTTTCAACTTCAATTAAGTTTTTTGATGAATCATCTGAATGTATACATCCTACCATTAAACCTACACTTAAAACTAATATCATAGATAATATAGATTTTTTTACTTTCATATAATTTCTTCCTCCATTATATTTTTACTTCTCAAATAGTTATTAATCATAAACTCCTTAAACATAAAAAAGGGACGTTACCTTCTGTTAAAAGATAACATCCTCTTTTTTGAGCATCAATATATATGACCCAACTAGTAGGTTAATCGACTCAACTGTCAGTATTTTGATTGAGTGGTATGTATATATTTATCATAAATTTATTTTTTTCATCTTCAAATAATATTTCTCCATTGTATTTTTCTAAAGATGATTTAATACTTTGAATTCCAATTCCATGCATGAATTTATCTATTTTATCAGTTAATAATATATCTTTATAAATTTTAACACTATTAACTTTACTATTTTCACATTTAATTATAAAAAATGATTTTATTACAGTTCCTTTAATTCTGATATACTTATCAATCTTTTCATCACTTATTTTATCACATGCTTCTATTGCATTATCTAAAATATTATCAAATATGCTAGAT
The nucleotide sequence above comes from Paraclostridium bifermentans. Encoded proteins:
- a CDS encoding MFS transporter, translated to MLKSSVLFTKKELRTFCTYRFVFGIGYSVMIPIIPLYLSSLGLTTVMVGTILSLYGVSKAIVQMPFGVISDFIGDKLVLMIAILLMVFIPFSYTLNKSQLISGWIYIIQGAILGMAAPATFSILSRSLDLKKRGESTGMASAVFTFGGGIGAAIGGFIVSKTGNYNLSFYISSIIILISLIYVKLRIKRKNYSFNTKTNRGCKSSNVFSEIRKFKLGYKILVLGTIAFLGDFIYGCVVALFHFYGRDVLGATTSYTSAIISIYLIVFGVGAPIAGWISDKIGNKRQLFLSFVVMNISLLGLALTRSIPIFTAIIIVYFLGATFLNASLQSSLSEFGDKPRIKGIVFGFVGAAESCGYAFGPIISAYVYEINKSFLFLGLLFVSIIVSIIYLGLHKKACI
- a CDS encoding glycosyltransferase family 2 protein → MFNDISIIIPYKESTSERSKIFEFVINRYKSLMPDAEICIGCNEGVFNQAKSLNEAIKKSTRKYILFMDSDVLINPDTVAKCLEMIEIYDVVFTHDLLIRLTPEFSKHIMDNNVLILNQRLENFAGQYFHYPLNSICMIRKELLNKTGCFDDRFEGWGHTDTAFRAVLLAATPNVTTLKFHTIYHLHHSYNPDFKNDTHFNNNSKIYEENYTPSKISETMKYLAEKYKNS
- a CDS encoding DUF3139 domain-containing protein, whose translation is MKKYMAIFLLSIIGFTGFYIYNNNFKPWDEAEKYINKYMEAQGVSKDDISKITKEKAKIASYDGILYKVSYKNDPNYKYQYFYSDDYYALYINKVLFQIHDLKDGHELVKHDELKNVKYPPIYLDK